One Primulina eburnea isolate SZY01 chromosome 4, ASM2296580v1, whole genome shotgun sequence genomic window, AAAAAAACTCATCAACCCGACTCCTCAACATCAGTCATCTTCTCATTTTAGATCTTCAAAACATATGACATACTATCGCCAGTTTCCTACCTTTCCACTGAAATTCGAACCAGGAAATTCTTGGAGAGACCGAACCCCATAAATCTACTTTCATAGAGAACACAGCCTTTTAGAAAAAAATCGAGTTCGTAGCCATTCTGGAGTGGTAGAATCCATTCAAAAACGCTCACTTGTGACTCTAACTCAACAACCAGTCGAATTTGAAGACAAGGTGAAAGGAATTTTATTCTTTGGTTTATTCCTTGATATATTTTCCTTATCAATTACTTTCCTTTTGATAATATCCTTAGtatttttgcctttctggagtATGATTTCGTGTGGATTCAAAAGACTCAAGATATTATCTCTAAGATATATTATCTTTGTTTCAATAGAGTTTGTTTCCTAATAAAATTGGTTTCCATGTTTAATAGGACTAAAAAATGAAGTGGGTATAAATAAGAGATAAAGATACTTATCTCGGTGGCCTTTTTTTGGAGTGAGAGACGAAGAAGTTCGAAGAGTTTTCGAGAAAGAAGTCATCCCGTACTACTGTTTTGAGTGTTGCCGAGAAGTACTTACATCCGATGACGACAACACCTAATCATTGTGTTGATTAGTGTGTTGATTTTTGAAGACTTTTTACTTCTCGGTTGATGCATCCCTTGTGTACTGGTGTTACGGTTTGTTAGAGGcttaggatgcaatttgttactcgcctttataagggagttgttttattctttcactagtattggtttttgtaaacttgcaagtttttctagtgaattattttgccctgaggcaccgcacaagtattgtatacttgtgcataattaacTATCTCGTCTCCTGTTTTGTTATTATTTCAATTAAGTGTTGATGTGTTAAATATATcgtttccgctgcatgttgtcgtgagtgttacaacacctacgtACAACACCTAACATCTTACTCACACAACACTCACCCTCATCACACTCACACTGTGGGAACAgaactttcaattggtatcagagcttccaCTTGACGCTACTAAGTGAGATcctgttttgtttgttttcagAGTGAAAAGGAATTATGGAAGGATCAACAAATACTGTTTTTAGGCCTCCCGTGTTGGATGGATCAAACTATGCATTGTGGAAAGTAAAGATGAGGGTTTTTATTAAATCCATTGACGAAAGAGCTTGGCAACGTGTACTTGATGGTTGGAGTCCACCAAAACTCGAGGATGCTGATGGAGACACACGGCTCAAACCTGAAAGTACATGGACTGTCGATGAAGTGCAATCTTCAAACTTTAATTCCAAGGCTCTCAATGCTGTATTTTCATCTGTTGACACAAGGATGTTTAATTTAATCACCAATTGTGTATGCGCCAAAGATGCTTGGGAGATACTCCAGAAGCACTGTGAAGGATCCGCAAGTGTGCGGAAAACTAGGCTAAGGATGGTGACATCAAAGTTCGAAAGTTTGAGAATGGAGGACAAGGAGTCTATTCTTGAGTATGACTGCCGGTTGAGACAACTCTCAAATGAATCACATGGCCTAGGAGATCCCATACCAAATGAAAGATTGGTGAACAAGGTTCTAAGATCTCTTCCTGAGAGATTCAATGTCAAAGTTTGCGCTATTGAAGAATCTAAAGACACTTCAACGATCAACTTGGATGAACTAATGAGTTCTCTCAGAACTTTTGAGATGAATCTTGTTCTACAAAGGAAGGATAAAGGGAAGACAATAGCCTTTGAAGCCTCAACCGAATCTTAAGATGAAATCCTTCAAATATCTAAAGAGGTGGATAAGTCTGATTTAGGTGAAGAATCGATCTCTCTTTTTACTAAGAAATTTGGTGATTATTTGAAGACTAtgagagaaaagaagaaaattgGACAAAAATCTGAGCTGCCCAATAACTCCACTTTTGCAAAAGCTCAAAAGTTTACTCCTATGAAAGGACAGTTTCAACCAAAAACCGAAGTGCAAATCCAATCTAATGTCAGAAACCTGGACTCGGTGCAATGTAGAGAGTGTTCGGGATATGGACACTATGCCAATGAGTGTGCCAATCGACTTAGGAAAAACAAAGGCATGACTGTCACCCTGAGTGATGAAGAGTCTGATGATGATCAAGGATCAAGTGAATCTGAAAATCACACATCGTTAACTTCTGTGATCAAGGAAAAACGCTCAATGCAAATCAATCCTTTGGGTGTTGCCACAGGTGTTGCAATACCTGGCCGCAACACCTCTTCGAATTCAGTATGTCTTAAATCTACAACCCTTGCGGAGGCAAGTCAGTCTGAAACTCAAGAGGTAGATGATGATGAAGTCACTCTAGAAAGTGTGCAGACGATGTACGAAGAATTATATGAAGACTGGATCAAAAGAACTAAAGGAAATGCAATTATCTGCAAAGAGAATGCTGAGCTAAAGTCACAAATTTCACGACTTGAAGTAATCTTAAGCAAGAAAGATTTGGAATTGTGCAAAGTCAAAGAGGAACTTGGAGAAGCAACTCAGATTCTTGCCAAGATGAATTCAAGTTCATCCAAACTTGATTCACTTTTTATGATTGGACAGAATGACAAAGCTGGACTTGGTTATCCGAATAGTCTGTTCGAAATTGGAGAATCTTCCAATACTAAGGGAAAACCAACTGTTTTTGTCAAAGGAAGTGTTGAAACCTCGAAAGCCACACACACTGAAAAGGGTGCTCCATCAAAAGGGCGAATGTCTATCAAGAAGTCTAAATCCAGAAAGCGCCACTTTATCTGTCACTACTGTTACAGACCTGGTCATATCAAACCCTACTGCTTTAAACTGAGAGATGATTACAAGAGATGGGAATCAGAACAGGTGTTGCCACAGGTGTTGTATAACACCCGGCGCAACACTGCCAACAGAAAACCGACGGTAAAAAGGGTTTGGGTACCAAAGGCTAAGATTCAATGTTCCGTTATTTATAATTCATTAAAGACTAACATTGCAGGAATATGGTACTTTGACAGTggctgttcacgccacatgacaggttctAAAGACCATTTGATTGACTATGTTGAACTGAGAAGTGGTCATGTGACGTATGGTGGTGGCGCTAAAGGAAGAATTGCTGGCAAAGGAACCTTGAATGTTGATGGACTGCCTAATCTACACAATGTGCTTTATGTCGAAGGgcttaactcaaacttaataagcataagcCAACTTTGTGATGACGGTTTGcatgttaagtttgataaagaCAATTGTGAAGTGTTTGATAATACTAATACTCGTATTTTGACAGGTACAAGGTCTGCTGATAATTGCTATCAACTTGGAGAAGACTTAGTAtgcaatcattcaaaggtgAGCGAATTAAACTTGTGGCATCAAAAATTGGGACATGCAAACTTCAAGACATTAAAGAATCTTGGTAAGTACgatgctgtgagaggtatgcctaatTTATCCTCTGAAATTCCGTATGTTTGTGGTGCATGTCAAAAAGGTAAGCAAACACGTGTTCCCCatcaagtgttgcaacactttgggacaacacggtgtcttgaactcttgcacatggatcttatgggtccaatGGAAGTGGAAAGTCTTGGAGGTAAGAAATATTCATGTGTTTGTGTGGATGATTTCTCTCGCTTTACTTGGATAAGatttcttagagaaaaatccGATACATTTGATGTTTTCAAGAAATTACATGCTAAGATTACTAATCTACATAATCTGAGGGTTGGTAAGATAAGGACCGACCAtggtaaagaatttgaaaactcacactttgtaTCATTTTGTGAAAAGAGAgggataactcatgaattttcggcccctaagactcctcaacaaaatggaatagCCGAAAGGAAGAATAGGACACTGCAAGAAATGACTAGGGTCATGTTAAGTTCAAAGAATATTTCAAAGAGATTTTGGGCCGAGGCCTTGAACACagcatgtcatatttcaaatcgtGTGTATTTAAGGAGTGGTTCTACTATGACATCCTATGAAATCATCATGGGAAAGAGGCCGAACCTCAAGTATTTTCATGTCTTTGgatgtgtatgttatgttttgaatgacCGAGACCATCTTGCAAAGTTTGACTCTAAAAGTGACAAATGTTTATTCGTTGGTTATTCATCTAATAGTCGTGCCTATCGCGTGTATAATCTGAGAACAAGAACGACTATGGAGTCtattaatgttgtttttgatgatcttGCAGATCTAACGGGAAAAACAATCGAGGATGATATTGATGGGCTGCTGAACGAAAGTGAGACACTGCCTAACACAGATGTTGCACCCGGTGTTGTCACACCGGAAACAACACCTGCACTGGCAGAATCAAATGATGAACTAGGAGAGTATACTGAGAATGATGACAGTGTAACCAATGATGAGATTGATATTCCTAGCAAggttcagaaaaatcatccatcatctcaGATCATTGGAGAAACATTTGGAGGAATGCAAACGAGAAGAAAGGAGAAGGTAGACTATCGCAAAATGATGGGACTAGTATGCATGACTTCCGTATACTCTCAAGTAAGTCACTCTTGTTTTGTTTCACTCATGGAAcccaaaaatataaatgaaaccttaaaagatgaattttgggtTGATGCAATGCATGAGgaacttgaacaatttgttaGGAATGATGTGTGGGATTTGGTTCCCAGACCCGATAATGTGAATGTTATTGGAAccaaatggatttttaaaaacaaaactgaTGAGTCTGGAATTGTTGTAagaaacaaagcaaggctagttgctcaagggtatactcaaattgaaggaattgattttgatgaaacgttTGCCCCTGTTGCCCGGATTGAATCGATTAGACTTTTACTTGCTATTGCGTGTCACATGGACATaaattatatcaaatggatgtgaaaagtgccttCTTGAATGGCATCTTGAAAGAAGAAGCTTATGTAAGCCAACCTAAAGGATTTGAAGATCCACACCACTCGAACCATGTCTACAAGTTGAAGAAAGCACTGTATgggcttaaacaagctccacgagCATGGTATGATAAGCTTACGGAATTTCTGCTTGACTtaggcttcaaacgaggtgaaGTTGATAAAACTCTGTTTATTAAAAAGTCAAAGCATGATATACTTGTGTGTcaaatttatgtggatgacatcatTTTTGGGGCGTCTTCTCAAAAGCATGTTGATGAGTTTGTTAACTGTATGTCAAccacatttgaaatgagcatggtagggGAATTGAGTTTTTTTCTTGGACtacaaattaaacaaatgcatgatggtATTTTCCTGTGTCAGTCTAAGTATGCCAAGAATTTGGTAACGAAATTTTCTGCCGAAAACACTAAACATATGAAAACTCCAATGGGGTCGACTGAAAAACTATCTAAGGACGATGTTGTTGACCACACCCAGTATCGCAGCATCATAGGCAGTCTCCTTTACTTGAGCGCAAGTCGTTCCGATATCATGTTTAGTGTATGTTTATGTGCTAGATACCAGGCTGATGCTAAAGTCACGCATCTGAAAGCAGTCAaaagaattttgagatatatATCTGGAACAATTGACTTAGGTTTGTGGTACACCAAAGAAACAAACACCAATTTAGTGGGGTTTAGTGATGCGGATTGGGCAGGAAACCTAGACGATAGGAAGAGTACCACTGGTGGATGCTTTTACCTTGGTAACAATTTGGTGTCATGGTACAGCAGAAAGCAAAATTGTGTGTCTTTGTCCACTGCTGAATCCGAATATGTTGCGGCTGCTAGTTGTTGCTCACAActtttgtggatgaatcaaatgattaatgaTTATGGATTCAGCAGTGACACCTTAATTATATACTGTGACAATTCAAGTGCAAtcgatatttcaaaaaatccagtacaacactctcgaaccaaacacattgacattagacatcattttattcgagatttagttGAAAAGAGAATAGTTCGAATGGAATTTGTTGGAACTGAAAAACAACtagctgatatttttacaaaaccattggattttgagagattttccaatcttaggaagtctctcagcttgtgtgcacagtgaccgccccagcgagaccagagACATGGCCAAGGATTTtaattcgagaaccactcgccccagcggtaaAAGGtggtcgccctagcgagcgacgagatcaaagaagatttgtttccaagttttgtggactctattctacacctaacctaatacacgagattgggcgccgTTTTTTGAGTCTGACACCATATTTTTCCATCACTTttcttgggaggaaggctaggagcaaagagATTTCGAAGACATCGAGATTTCcaagcgtcgtggccgtcatccatcgtcaaccttagtattttaattattcagtttttatttcttagattgttgttgatttctagcatgaattttagtggctaaactctagatttgttgggatttgaggggatcctaccccgtactcgttgttgaaCATTATTTAGCAACGttttttatgagtgatttgtatatgcttttgtgctttcttatttcaattggagtctagctaacttcctttgattatttcatgttgttgatgatttcgatagaataattgacaataggatcgaatagtatagaccacggatttacaattttagtagatatacggaattggatacgtgtcgatagtgataattcacccggatgaaagctagcgggttccatagaacgtaatgcaatcgtgaactgttaaataattgaggatacttgattactgcatgtttatgattagtattaatatagctcgacagagtatattaattagtctagggaattccgtcgaatgcacgagtaaaagtcgagtataattgtttaaacacgagtggtaggtgaactgataattcccaacaaattcgtctctcatttgattttcatccaatttaatcattgatttcttgattatttgttcttgcactttaattatttcagttattaaattcactttagtttaatcaccaactcaatctatcgttgctgaagaaatttacttgaaaataaagatattgtaacgcagtcctcgtggatcgatactcgtattcacttacgtttattataacttgattatcgtgcacttgcgatattttaaatcgagctttcatttataaacaaattttgggactattcactgtgcaagttttgctcgatcaagtttttggcgccgttgccggggactgttgattcacaattttttatttttcatttaaattctttagtattatttatttcattattatttgatactctcattgtgttgcagaattttcttgtggtgcatgccaagatcacttgacgtggagcttgaatttgaccctgaaatcgaaagaactttccgcaggcgaagacagcaacaaagactcaaagaacagatggaaagacacgagcaagaacgtggagaggaacagcgtgacaatagacaagttgagataccacgtcgcattccaatgttggattatgcacaaccgtctcttgatggagcacgtccaagcatcgtgagaccagtcatccgagctaaccagtttgagatcaagccagctatcattcagatgattcaaaacactgttcaatttgggggaagtgcacttgacgaccctaattctcatatagctgattttcttgaaatttgcgatacttttaagtttaatgttgtgtctgatgatgctgttcgtttgcgtttatttccattttcactaagagataaagctaaggcgtggttaaactgtttgcctgtagggtctatcactacatgggaggatatggcgaaggcattcctgatcaagtactttcctccgtcgaagactatgaagctgagagccgacattactacttttgctcaatatgagctagagtcactttacgaggcatgggagcgctataaggacttgttgaggagatgtccccACCACGAGctacctcttgggttagttgttcaaactttctactacggtctgcttacttctaaccgtactatgatagatgctgctgactgtggtaacttactgagaaagacggctgaggaagg contains:
- the LOC140829581 gene encoding uncharacterized protein; the protein is MEGSTNTVFRPPVLDGSNYALWKVKMRVFIKSIDERAWQRVLDGWSPPKLEDADGDTRLKPESTWTVDEVQSSNFNSKALNAVFSSVDTRMFNLITNCVCAKDAWEILQKHCEGSASVRKTRLRMVTSKFESLRMEDKESILEYDCRLRQLSNESHGLGDPIPNERLVNKVLRSLPERFNVKVCAIEESKDTSTINLDELMSSLRTFEMNLVLQRKDKGKTIAFEASTES